One window of the Oncorhynchus mykiss isolate Arlee chromosome 5, USDA_OmykA_1.1, whole genome shotgun sequence genome contains the following:
- the LOC110524699 gene encoding nuclear autoantigenic sperm protein isoform X4, whose product MPEETAAASNSSSMEEKSCSSSAVAADSSVDVMAEAKKLIGAGNRHLVMGDVVSAVNVFQEACGMLAERYGDTADECGEAFFLCGKSLLELARMENTVLGDALEGVPEESSEEGEKQENSKFESADNLDEETRDELRMQVYDAMAEKETTHGEAGATEPKGKMEAEEEGAAEGAAKSPVKNGNEHFEPPVNGVEKTPEGKAEGVKTEEQNGNGKEVEEEDDDDDDDEGEGTADDKESEEEVGNLQLAWEMLEVAKVIYKRKENEADQLMAAQAYLKLGEVGAESGNYPAAVEDFQDCLALQLKHLPPHSRLLAETHYQLGMTYCYTGQYSQAIQHYSSSVKVIEGRLAMLQVVLDKGENGAEEGKTELEELKLLLPDIAEKVEDAKESQRTAGSASVAIQQTLAGASTSSAFPASAEKSGPSAFETAVTSAAGGGSSNSALDISHLVRKKRKMESPIKDTDAKKNKQETTVNGSGDSGSASNEVQEKGAQEPAKPSSDSSA is encoded by the exons ATGCCTGAGGAAACAGCAGCTGCTTCAAACTCTTCAAG CATGGAAGAAAAGTCCTGCTCTTCAAGTGCTGTTGCAGCAGACAG TTCAGTCGACGTGATGGCTGAGGCAAAGAAATTGATTGGTGCTGGGAACAGGCATCTGGTGATGGGTGACGTAGTTTCTGCAGTCAACGTGTTCCAGGAGGCTTGTGGCATGTT GGCTGAGCGGTATGGGGACACTGCAGATGAGTGTGGAGAGGCCTTCTTCCTGTGTGGGAAGTCTCTGCTGGAGCTTGCCAG GATGGAGAACACTGTCCTGGGTGACGCTCTGGAGGGAGTCCCTGAGGAGTCATCCGAAGAGGGGGAGAAGCAGGAGAACTCCAAGTTTGAGAGCGCTGACAACTTGGATG AGGAAACAAGGGACGAGCTTCGAATGCAGGTCTATGATGCAATGGCTGAGAAGGAAACCACTCATGGGGAAGCTGGGGCAACTGAGCCAAAGGGGAAGATGGAAGCAGAGGAAGAGGGTGCAGCTGAGGGTGCTGCCAAGTCTCCTGTCAAGAATGGGAACGAGCATTTCGAACCTCCTGTGAATGGGGTGGAGAAGACTCCTGAAGGGAAAGCGGAAGGTGTGAAGACTGAAGAGCAGAATGGAAATGGCAAAGAAGTTGAGGAAGAGG atgatgatgatgatgatgatgaaggggaAGGCACTGCTGACGACAAG GAGAGTGAAGAGGAAGTAGGTAACCTGCAGCTGGCCTGGGAGATGCTAGAGGTTGCCAAGGTCATCTATAAAAG GAAGGAGAATGAAGCGGACCAGTTGATGGCAGCTCAGGCCTATCTGAAGCTGGGAGAAGTTGGTGCTGAATCTG GTAACTACCCTGCAGCGGTGGAGGACTTCCAGGATTGCCTGGCCCTGCAGCTGAAGCACCTGCCCCCCCACAGCCGTCTGCTGGCTGAGACTCATTACCAGCTGGGAATGACTTACTGCTACACAGGCCAGTACAGCCAGGCCATCCAGCACTACAGCAGCTCTGTCAAGGTCATTGAGGGCCGCCTGG CCATGCTCCAGGTGGTGCTTGACAAGGGTGAGAATGGTGCTGAGGAGGGGAAGACTGAGCTGGAGGAGCTGAAGCTGCTGCTGCCTGACATTGCTGAGAAGGTGGAGGATGCCAAGGAGAGTCAGAGGACGGCAGGATCGGCCTCCGTGGCCATACAACAGACCCTG GCCGGGGCCTCTACTTCATCTGCATTCCCAGCTTCAGCAGAAAAAAGTGGACCATCAGCATTTGAA ACCGCTGTCACGTCAGCAGCTGGTGGTGGGTCCTCCAACTCTGCGTTAGACATTTCCCACCTGGTCAGGAAAAAG AGGAAAATGGAGAGCCCCATAAAGGACACAGATGCTAAAAAGAACAAGCAGGAAACTACAGTTAATGGCAGCGGCGACTCCGGCTCTGCCAGCAACGAAGTCCAGGAGAAAGGGGCACAGGAG CCTGCCAAGCCGTCCTCTGACTCTTCTGCGTGA
- the LOC110524699 gene encoding nuclear autoantigenic sperm protein isoform X7 translates to MPEETAAASNSSSMEEKSCSSSAVAADSSVDVMAEAKKLIGAGNRHLVMGDVVSAVNVFQEACGMLAERYGDTADECGEAFFLCGKSLLELARMENTVLGDALEGVPEESSEEGEKQENSKFESADNLDDDDDDDDEGEGTADDKESEEEVGNLQLAWEMLEVAKVIYKRKENEADQLMAAQAYLKLGEVGAESGNYPAAVEDFQDCLALQLKHLPPHSRLLAETHYQLGMTYCYTGQYSQAIQHYSSSVKVIEGRLAMLQVVLDKGENGAEEGKTELEELKLLLPDIAEKVEDAKESQRTAGSASVAIQQTLAGASTSSAFPASAEKSGPSAFETAVTSAAGGGSSNSALDISHLVRKKRKMESPIKDTDAKKNKQETTVNGSGDSGSASNEVQEKGAQEPAKPSSDSSA, encoded by the exons ATGCCTGAGGAAACAGCAGCTGCTTCAAACTCTTCAAG CATGGAAGAAAAGTCCTGCTCTTCAAGTGCTGTTGCAGCAGACAG TTCAGTCGACGTGATGGCTGAGGCAAAGAAATTGATTGGTGCTGGGAACAGGCATCTGGTGATGGGTGACGTAGTTTCTGCAGTCAACGTGTTCCAGGAGGCTTGTGGCATGTT GGCTGAGCGGTATGGGGACACTGCAGATGAGTGTGGAGAGGCCTTCTTCCTGTGTGGGAAGTCTCTGCTGGAGCTTGCCAG GATGGAGAACACTGTCCTGGGTGACGCTCTGGAGGGAGTCCCTGAGGAGTCATCCGAAGAGGGGGAGAAGCAGGAGAACTCCAAGTTTGAGAGCGCTGACAACTTGGATG atgatgatgatgatgatgatgaaggggaAGGCACTGCTGACGACAAG GAGAGTGAAGAGGAAGTAGGTAACCTGCAGCTGGCCTGGGAGATGCTAGAGGTTGCCAAGGTCATCTATAAAAG GAAGGAGAATGAAGCGGACCAGTTGATGGCAGCTCAGGCCTATCTGAAGCTGGGAGAAGTTGGTGCTGAATCTG GTAACTACCCTGCAGCGGTGGAGGACTTCCAGGATTGCCTGGCCCTGCAGCTGAAGCACCTGCCCCCCCACAGCCGTCTGCTGGCTGAGACTCATTACCAGCTGGGAATGACTTACTGCTACACAGGCCAGTACAGCCAGGCCATCCAGCACTACAGCAGCTCTGTCAAGGTCATTGAGGGCCGCCTGG CCATGCTCCAGGTGGTGCTTGACAAGGGTGAGAATGGTGCTGAGGAGGGGAAGACTGAGCTGGAGGAGCTGAAGCTGCTGCTGCCTGACATTGCTGAGAAGGTGGAGGATGCCAAGGAGAGTCAGAGGACGGCAGGATCGGCCTCCGTGGCCATACAACAGACCCTG GCCGGGGCCTCTACTTCATCTGCATTCCCAGCTTCAGCAGAAAAAAGTGGACCATCAGCATTTGAA ACCGCTGTCACGTCAGCAGCTGGTGGTGGGTCCTCCAACTCTGCGTTAGACATTTCCCACCTGGTCAGGAAAAAG AGGAAAATGGAGAGCCCCATAAAGGACACAGATGCTAAAAAGAACAAGCAGGAAACTACAGTTAATGGCAGCGGCGACTCCGGCTCTGCCAGCAACGAAGTCCAGGAGAAAGGGGCACAGGAG CCTGCCAAGCCGTCCTCTGACTCTTCTGCGTGA
- the LOC110524699 gene encoding histone-binding protein N1/N2 isoform X1, translated as MPEETAAASNSSSMEEKSCSSSAVAADSSVDVMAEAKKLIGAGNRHLVMGDVVSAVNVFQEACGMLAERYGDTADECGEAFFLCGKSLLELARMENTVLGDALEGVPEESSEEGEKQENSKFESADNLDEETRDELRMQVYDAMAEKETTHGEAGATEPKGKMEAEEEGAAEGAAKSPVKNGNEHFEPPVNGVEKTPEGKAEGVKTEEQNGNGKEVEEEGEDDDDDDDDEGEGTADDKESEEEVGNLQLAWEMLEVAKVIYKRKENEADQLMAAQAYLKLGEVGAESGNYPAAVEDFQDCLALQLKHLPPHSRLLAETHYQLGMTYCYTGQYSQAIQHYSSSVKVIEGRLAMLQVVLDKGENGAEEGKTELEELKLLLPDIAEKVEDAKESQRTAGSASVAIQQTLAGASTSSAFPASAEKSGPSAFETAVTSAAGGGSSNSALDISHLVRKKRKMESPIKDTDAKKNKQETTVNGSGDSGSASNEVQEKGAQEPAKPSSDSSA; from the exons ATGCCTGAGGAAACAGCAGCTGCTTCAAACTCTTCAAG CATGGAAGAAAAGTCCTGCTCTTCAAGTGCTGTTGCAGCAGACAG TTCAGTCGACGTGATGGCTGAGGCAAAGAAATTGATTGGTGCTGGGAACAGGCATCTGGTGATGGGTGACGTAGTTTCTGCAGTCAACGTGTTCCAGGAGGCTTGTGGCATGTT GGCTGAGCGGTATGGGGACACTGCAGATGAGTGTGGAGAGGCCTTCTTCCTGTGTGGGAAGTCTCTGCTGGAGCTTGCCAG GATGGAGAACACTGTCCTGGGTGACGCTCTGGAGGGAGTCCCTGAGGAGTCATCCGAAGAGGGGGAGAAGCAGGAGAACTCCAAGTTTGAGAGCGCTGACAACTTGGATG AGGAAACAAGGGACGAGCTTCGAATGCAGGTCTATGATGCAATGGCTGAGAAGGAAACCACTCATGGGGAAGCTGGGGCAACTGAGCCAAAGGGGAAGATGGAAGCAGAGGAAGAGGGTGCAGCTGAGGGTGCTGCCAAGTCTCCTGTCAAGAATGGGAACGAGCATTTCGAACCTCCTGTGAATGGGGTGGAGAAGACTCCTGAAGGGAAAGCGGAAGGTGTGAAGACTGAAGAGCAGAATGGAAATGGCAAAGAAGTTGAGGAAGAGGGTGAAG atgatgatgatgatgatgatgatgaaggggaAGGCACTGCTGACGACAAG GAGAGTGAAGAGGAAGTAGGTAACCTGCAGCTGGCCTGGGAGATGCTAGAGGTTGCCAAGGTCATCTATAAAAG GAAGGAGAATGAAGCGGACCAGTTGATGGCAGCTCAGGCCTATCTGAAGCTGGGAGAAGTTGGTGCTGAATCTG GTAACTACCCTGCAGCGGTGGAGGACTTCCAGGATTGCCTGGCCCTGCAGCTGAAGCACCTGCCCCCCCACAGCCGTCTGCTGGCTGAGACTCATTACCAGCTGGGAATGACTTACTGCTACACAGGCCAGTACAGCCAGGCCATCCAGCACTACAGCAGCTCTGTCAAGGTCATTGAGGGCCGCCTGG CCATGCTCCAGGTGGTGCTTGACAAGGGTGAGAATGGTGCTGAGGAGGGGAAGACTGAGCTGGAGGAGCTGAAGCTGCTGCTGCCTGACATTGCTGAGAAGGTGGAGGATGCCAAGGAGAGTCAGAGGACGGCAGGATCGGCCTCCGTGGCCATACAACAGACCCTG GCCGGGGCCTCTACTTCATCTGCATTCCCAGCTTCAGCAGAAAAAAGTGGACCATCAGCATTTGAA ACCGCTGTCACGTCAGCAGCTGGTGGTGGGTCCTCCAACTCTGCGTTAGACATTTCCCACCTGGTCAGGAAAAAG AGGAAAATGGAGAGCCCCATAAAGGACACAGATGCTAAAAAGAACAAGCAGGAAACTACAGTTAATGGCAGCGGCGACTCCGGCTCTGCCAGCAACGAAGTCCAGGAGAAAGGGGCACAGGAG CCTGCCAAGCCGTCCTCTGACTCTTCTGCGTGA
- the LOC110524699 gene encoding histone-binding protein N1/N2 isoform X2, translated as MPEETAAASNSSSMEEKSCSSSAVAADSSVDVMAEAKKLIGAGNRHLVMGDVVSAVNVFQEACGMLAERYGDTADECGEAFFLCGKSLLELARMENTVLGDALEGVPEESSEEGEKQENSKFESADNLDEETRDELRMQVYDAMAEKETTHGEAGATEPKGKMEAEEEGAAEGAAKSPVKNGNEHFEPPVNGVEKTPEGKAEGVKTEEQNGNGKEVEEEGEDDDDDDDEGEGTADDKESEEEVGNLQLAWEMLEVAKVIYKRKENEADQLMAAQAYLKLGEVGAESGNYPAAVEDFQDCLALQLKHLPPHSRLLAETHYQLGMTYCYTGQYSQAIQHYSSSVKVIEGRLAMLQVVLDKGENGAEEGKTELEELKLLLPDIAEKVEDAKESQRTAGSASVAIQQTLAGASTSSAFPASAEKSGPSAFETAVTSAAGGGSSNSALDISHLVRKKRKMESPIKDTDAKKNKQETTVNGSGDSGSASNEVQEKGAQEPAKPSSDSSA; from the exons ATGCCTGAGGAAACAGCAGCTGCTTCAAACTCTTCAAG CATGGAAGAAAAGTCCTGCTCTTCAAGTGCTGTTGCAGCAGACAG TTCAGTCGACGTGATGGCTGAGGCAAAGAAATTGATTGGTGCTGGGAACAGGCATCTGGTGATGGGTGACGTAGTTTCTGCAGTCAACGTGTTCCAGGAGGCTTGTGGCATGTT GGCTGAGCGGTATGGGGACACTGCAGATGAGTGTGGAGAGGCCTTCTTCCTGTGTGGGAAGTCTCTGCTGGAGCTTGCCAG GATGGAGAACACTGTCCTGGGTGACGCTCTGGAGGGAGTCCCTGAGGAGTCATCCGAAGAGGGGGAGAAGCAGGAGAACTCCAAGTTTGAGAGCGCTGACAACTTGGATG AGGAAACAAGGGACGAGCTTCGAATGCAGGTCTATGATGCAATGGCTGAGAAGGAAACCACTCATGGGGAAGCTGGGGCAACTGAGCCAAAGGGGAAGATGGAAGCAGAGGAAGAGGGTGCAGCTGAGGGTGCTGCCAAGTCTCCTGTCAAGAATGGGAACGAGCATTTCGAACCTCCTGTGAATGGGGTGGAGAAGACTCCTGAAGGGAAAGCGGAAGGTGTGAAGACTGAAGAGCAGAATGGAAATGGCAAAGAAGTTGAGGAAGAGGGTGAAG atgatgatgatgatgatgatgaaggggaAGGCACTGCTGACGACAAG GAGAGTGAAGAGGAAGTAGGTAACCTGCAGCTGGCCTGGGAGATGCTAGAGGTTGCCAAGGTCATCTATAAAAG GAAGGAGAATGAAGCGGACCAGTTGATGGCAGCTCAGGCCTATCTGAAGCTGGGAGAAGTTGGTGCTGAATCTG GTAACTACCCTGCAGCGGTGGAGGACTTCCAGGATTGCCTGGCCCTGCAGCTGAAGCACCTGCCCCCCCACAGCCGTCTGCTGGCTGAGACTCATTACCAGCTGGGAATGACTTACTGCTACACAGGCCAGTACAGCCAGGCCATCCAGCACTACAGCAGCTCTGTCAAGGTCATTGAGGGCCGCCTGG CCATGCTCCAGGTGGTGCTTGACAAGGGTGAGAATGGTGCTGAGGAGGGGAAGACTGAGCTGGAGGAGCTGAAGCTGCTGCTGCCTGACATTGCTGAGAAGGTGGAGGATGCCAAGGAGAGTCAGAGGACGGCAGGATCGGCCTCCGTGGCCATACAACAGACCCTG GCCGGGGCCTCTACTTCATCTGCATTCCCAGCTTCAGCAGAAAAAAGTGGACCATCAGCATTTGAA ACCGCTGTCACGTCAGCAGCTGGTGGTGGGTCCTCCAACTCTGCGTTAGACATTTCCCACCTGGTCAGGAAAAAG AGGAAAATGGAGAGCCCCATAAAGGACACAGATGCTAAAAAGAACAAGCAGGAAACTACAGTTAATGGCAGCGGCGACTCCGGCTCTGCCAGCAACGAAGTCCAGGAGAAAGGGGCACAGGAG CCTGCCAAGCCGTCCTCTGACTCTTCTGCGTGA
- the LOC110524699 gene encoding nuclear autoantigenic sperm protein isoform X6 translates to MPEETAAASNSSSMEEKSCSSSAVAADSSVDVMAEAKKLIGAGNRHLVMGDVVSAVNVFQEACGMLAERYGDTADECGEAFFLCGKSLLELARMENTVLGDALEGVPEESSEEGEKQENSKFESADNLDDDDDDDDDEGEGTADDKESEEEVGNLQLAWEMLEVAKVIYKRKENEADQLMAAQAYLKLGEVGAESGNYPAAVEDFQDCLALQLKHLPPHSRLLAETHYQLGMTYCYTGQYSQAIQHYSSSVKVIEGRLAMLQVVLDKGENGAEEGKTELEELKLLLPDIAEKVEDAKESQRTAGSASVAIQQTLAGASTSSAFPASAEKSGPSAFETAVTSAAGGGSSNSALDISHLVRKKRKMESPIKDTDAKKNKQETTVNGSGDSGSASNEVQEKGAQEPAKPSSDSSA, encoded by the exons ATGCCTGAGGAAACAGCAGCTGCTTCAAACTCTTCAAG CATGGAAGAAAAGTCCTGCTCTTCAAGTGCTGTTGCAGCAGACAG TTCAGTCGACGTGATGGCTGAGGCAAAGAAATTGATTGGTGCTGGGAACAGGCATCTGGTGATGGGTGACGTAGTTTCTGCAGTCAACGTGTTCCAGGAGGCTTGTGGCATGTT GGCTGAGCGGTATGGGGACACTGCAGATGAGTGTGGAGAGGCCTTCTTCCTGTGTGGGAAGTCTCTGCTGGAGCTTGCCAG GATGGAGAACACTGTCCTGGGTGACGCTCTGGAGGGAGTCCCTGAGGAGTCATCCGAAGAGGGGGAGAAGCAGGAGAACTCCAAGTTTGAGAGCGCTGACAACTTGGATG atgatgatgatgatgatgatgatgaaggggaAGGCACTGCTGACGACAAG GAGAGTGAAGAGGAAGTAGGTAACCTGCAGCTGGCCTGGGAGATGCTAGAGGTTGCCAAGGTCATCTATAAAAG GAAGGAGAATGAAGCGGACCAGTTGATGGCAGCTCAGGCCTATCTGAAGCTGGGAGAAGTTGGTGCTGAATCTG GTAACTACCCTGCAGCGGTGGAGGACTTCCAGGATTGCCTGGCCCTGCAGCTGAAGCACCTGCCCCCCCACAGCCGTCTGCTGGCTGAGACTCATTACCAGCTGGGAATGACTTACTGCTACACAGGCCAGTACAGCCAGGCCATCCAGCACTACAGCAGCTCTGTCAAGGTCATTGAGGGCCGCCTGG CCATGCTCCAGGTGGTGCTTGACAAGGGTGAGAATGGTGCTGAGGAGGGGAAGACTGAGCTGGAGGAGCTGAAGCTGCTGCTGCCTGACATTGCTGAGAAGGTGGAGGATGCCAAGGAGAGTCAGAGGACGGCAGGATCGGCCTCCGTGGCCATACAACAGACCCTG GCCGGGGCCTCTACTTCATCTGCATTCCCAGCTTCAGCAGAAAAAAGTGGACCATCAGCATTTGAA ACCGCTGTCACGTCAGCAGCTGGTGGTGGGTCCTCCAACTCTGCGTTAGACATTTCCCACCTGGTCAGGAAAAAG AGGAAAATGGAGAGCCCCATAAAGGACACAGATGCTAAAAAGAACAAGCAGGAAACTACAGTTAATGGCAGCGGCGACTCCGGCTCTGCCAGCAACGAAGTCCAGGAGAAAGGGGCACAGGAG CCTGCCAAGCCGTCCTCTGACTCTTCTGCGTGA
- the LOC110524699 gene encoding histone-binding protein N1/N2 isoform X3, whose protein sequence is MPEETAAASNSSSMEEKSCSSSAVAADSSVDVMAEAKKLIGAGNRHLVMGDVVSAVNVFQEACGMLAERYGDTADECGEAFFLCGKSLLELARMENTVLGDALEGVPEESSEEGEKQENSKFESADNLDEETRDELRMQVYDAMAEKETTHGEAGATEPKGKMEAEEEGAAEGAAKSPVKNGNEHFEPPVNGVEKTPEGKAEGVKTEEQNGNGKEVEEEDDDDDDDDEGEGTADDKESEEEVGNLQLAWEMLEVAKVIYKRKENEADQLMAAQAYLKLGEVGAESGNYPAAVEDFQDCLALQLKHLPPHSRLLAETHYQLGMTYCYTGQYSQAIQHYSSSVKVIEGRLAMLQVVLDKGENGAEEGKTELEELKLLLPDIAEKVEDAKESQRTAGSASVAIQQTLAGASTSSAFPASAEKSGPSAFETAVTSAAGGGSSNSALDISHLVRKKRKMESPIKDTDAKKNKQETTVNGSGDSGSASNEVQEKGAQEPAKPSSDSSA, encoded by the exons ATGCCTGAGGAAACAGCAGCTGCTTCAAACTCTTCAAG CATGGAAGAAAAGTCCTGCTCTTCAAGTGCTGTTGCAGCAGACAG TTCAGTCGACGTGATGGCTGAGGCAAAGAAATTGATTGGTGCTGGGAACAGGCATCTGGTGATGGGTGACGTAGTTTCTGCAGTCAACGTGTTCCAGGAGGCTTGTGGCATGTT GGCTGAGCGGTATGGGGACACTGCAGATGAGTGTGGAGAGGCCTTCTTCCTGTGTGGGAAGTCTCTGCTGGAGCTTGCCAG GATGGAGAACACTGTCCTGGGTGACGCTCTGGAGGGAGTCCCTGAGGAGTCATCCGAAGAGGGGGAGAAGCAGGAGAACTCCAAGTTTGAGAGCGCTGACAACTTGGATG AGGAAACAAGGGACGAGCTTCGAATGCAGGTCTATGATGCAATGGCTGAGAAGGAAACCACTCATGGGGAAGCTGGGGCAACTGAGCCAAAGGGGAAGATGGAAGCAGAGGAAGAGGGTGCAGCTGAGGGTGCTGCCAAGTCTCCTGTCAAGAATGGGAACGAGCATTTCGAACCTCCTGTGAATGGGGTGGAGAAGACTCCTGAAGGGAAAGCGGAAGGTGTGAAGACTGAAGAGCAGAATGGAAATGGCAAAGAAGTTGAGGAAGAGG atgatgatgatgatgatgatgatgaaggggaAGGCACTGCTGACGACAAG GAGAGTGAAGAGGAAGTAGGTAACCTGCAGCTGGCCTGGGAGATGCTAGAGGTTGCCAAGGTCATCTATAAAAG GAAGGAGAATGAAGCGGACCAGTTGATGGCAGCTCAGGCCTATCTGAAGCTGGGAGAAGTTGGTGCTGAATCTG GTAACTACCCTGCAGCGGTGGAGGACTTCCAGGATTGCCTGGCCCTGCAGCTGAAGCACCTGCCCCCCCACAGCCGTCTGCTGGCTGAGACTCATTACCAGCTGGGAATGACTTACTGCTACACAGGCCAGTACAGCCAGGCCATCCAGCACTACAGCAGCTCTGTCAAGGTCATTGAGGGCCGCCTGG CCATGCTCCAGGTGGTGCTTGACAAGGGTGAGAATGGTGCTGAGGAGGGGAAGACTGAGCTGGAGGAGCTGAAGCTGCTGCTGCCTGACATTGCTGAGAAGGTGGAGGATGCCAAGGAGAGTCAGAGGACGGCAGGATCGGCCTCCGTGGCCATACAACAGACCCTG GCCGGGGCCTCTACTTCATCTGCATTCCCAGCTTCAGCAGAAAAAAGTGGACCATCAGCATTTGAA ACCGCTGTCACGTCAGCAGCTGGTGGTGGGTCCTCCAACTCTGCGTTAGACATTTCCCACCTGGTCAGGAAAAAG AGGAAAATGGAGAGCCCCATAAAGGACACAGATGCTAAAAAGAACAAGCAGGAAACTACAGTTAATGGCAGCGGCGACTCCGGCTCTGCCAGCAACGAAGTCCAGGAGAAAGGGGCACAGGAG CCTGCCAAGCCGTCCTCTGACTCTTCTGCGTGA
- the LOC110524699 gene encoding histone-binding protein N1/N2 isoform X5 has product MPEETAAASNSSSMEEKSCSSSAVAADSSVDVMAEAKKLIGAGNRHLVMGDVVSAVNVFQEACGMLAERYGDTADECGEAFFLCGKSLLELARMENTVLGDALEGVPEESSEEGEKQENSKFESADNLDEETRDELRMQVYDAMAEKETTHGEAGATEPKGKMEAEEEGAAEGAAKSPVKNGNEHFEPPVNGVEKTPEGKAEGVKTEEQNGNGKEVEEEGEDDDDDDDDEGEGTADDKESEEEVGNLQLAWEMLEVAKVIYKRKENEADQLMAAQAYLKLGEVGAESGNYPAAVEDFQDCLALQLKHLPPHSRLLAETHYQLGMTYCYTGQYSQAIQHYSSSVKVIEGRLAMLQVVLDKGENGAEEGKTELEELKLLLPDIAEKVEDAKESQRTAGSASVAIQQTLAGASTSSAFPASAEKSGPSAFETAVTSAAGGGSSNSALDISHLVRKKPAKPSSDSSA; this is encoded by the exons ATGCCTGAGGAAACAGCAGCTGCTTCAAACTCTTCAAG CATGGAAGAAAAGTCCTGCTCTTCAAGTGCTGTTGCAGCAGACAG TTCAGTCGACGTGATGGCTGAGGCAAAGAAATTGATTGGTGCTGGGAACAGGCATCTGGTGATGGGTGACGTAGTTTCTGCAGTCAACGTGTTCCAGGAGGCTTGTGGCATGTT GGCTGAGCGGTATGGGGACACTGCAGATGAGTGTGGAGAGGCCTTCTTCCTGTGTGGGAAGTCTCTGCTGGAGCTTGCCAG GATGGAGAACACTGTCCTGGGTGACGCTCTGGAGGGAGTCCCTGAGGAGTCATCCGAAGAGGGGGAGAAGCAGGAGAACTCCAAGTTTGAGAGCGCTGACAACTTGGATG AGGAAACAAGGGACGAGCTTCGAATGCAGGTCTATGATGCAATGGCTGAGAAGGAAACCACTCATGGGGAAGCTGGGGCAACTGAGCCAAAGGGGAAGATGGAAGCAGAGGAAGAGGGTGCAGCTGAGGGTGCTGCCAAGTCTCCTGTCAAGAATGGGAACGAGCATTTCGAACCTCCTGTGAATGGGGTGGAGAAGACTCCTGAAGGGAAAGCGGAAGGTGTGAAGACTGAAGAGCAGAATGGAAATGGCAAAGAAGTTGAGGAAGAGGGTGAAG atgatgatgatgatgatgatgatgaaggggaAGGCACTGCTGACGACAAG GAGAGTGAAGAGGAAGTAGGTAACCTGCAGCTGGCCTGGGAGATGCTAGAGGTTGCCAAGGTCATCTATAAAAG GAAGGAGAATGAAGCGGACCAGTTGATGGCAGCTCAGGCCTATCTGAAGCTGGGAGAAGTTGGTGCTGAATCTG GTAACTACCCTGCAGCGGTGGAGGACTTCCAGGATTGCCTGGCCCTGCAGCTGAAGCACCTGCCCCCCCACAGCCGTCTGCTGGCTGAGACTCATTACCAGCTGGGAATGACTTACTGCTACACAGGCCAGTACAGCCAGGCCATCCAGCACTACAGCAGCTCTGTCAAGGTCATTGAGGGCCGCCTGG CCATGCTCCAGGTGGTGCTTGACAAGGGTGAGAATGGTGCTGAGGAGGGGAAGACTGAGCTGGAGGAGCTGAAGCTGCTGCTGCCTGACATTGCTGAGAAGGTGGAGGATGCCAAGGAGAGTCAGAGGACGGCAGGATCGGCCTCCGTGGCCATACAACAGACCCTG GCCGGGGCCTCTACTTCATCTGCATTCCCAGCTTCAGCAGAAAAAAGTGGACCATCAGCATTTGAA ACCGCTGTCACGTCAGCAGCTGGTGGTGGGTCCTCCAACTCTGCGTTAGACATTTCCCACCTGGTCAGGAAAAAG CCTGCCAAGCCGTCCTCTGACTCTTCTGCGTGA